TTTTATCCTCGAATAGTGCGTTGCATGGGGAAGGCAAACGGGTTACCCACCCGGCAGGTGTGACGTGAGAACGGGACAGATGCCTGGGTCGGTCACACGAGTCTAGAGCCTTTCTCGCCCGCAGTTTTGCTTACAAGATGGTCGGCCGGACTCACACCCAACGGCTAGGGCTACTTCCTCCGCTGCGTCATGTGGGGGGCCATTGTTCCTTGGCGATTGCTCAGACGTATTTGTAAGGGTTCATGATGCCATTCTAATTGGACCGACGTTAGCATTCCTTCAAGGCTCCAGGCAAGGACTGACGATGAATCCATGAAGTGAGAGCAAGGTCCACGATGTGGGGGCTGCATGGTGATGAACAGTATGACGCAGCAGTGAGGCGAAAGTGAGAGAGTTTGGGGGGGGCGGTGGAGGGGGTAAGCCGGCAGAGTGAAAGTAAGATGACcaggggaagagggagggaagaatgggggaagaggaaagaagggcgacgacgacggtgggaAACACGTACCGGGTCGTAGAGATTCTTAATCTGCTTCATAAGCCCGACCATGGTTTCGTTACGGCTGTAGCCAATGAAGCTCTTCTTGGCCACGCCCAGGCCATGCTCGGCGCTGATGCTGCCTTGACGCTCCTGGATCCACTCGTACACAAAGGGCTCGAGGACCTTCTCGATGCGCTTGTCGTACCGTCTGACGGCGACGTTGAGGTGCAGGTTCGAGTCGCCCATGTGGCCGtagccgacgacgccgacggcggggaACTCGTCCGTGTCTCCGACGAGGCCtgcctcctccatcttggccttggtgtcgtcgacgagcttgtAGAGGTCCTTGAGCGGGATCGACACGTCGTACTTGTACGTGCCGCCCCAGTGGCCCAGGCACTCGGGGATGCCCTCGCGCCAGCCCCAGAGGGCCTTGCTCTGCGTCTCGTCCTGggcgagcacgccgtccGAGACGATCTCGTTGGACATGACGTCCTCAAGGAaggcctcgagcttctcgtagTCGTGGTCGCCGTTGGAGCCgctcgtctcgacgaggcaGTAGAACGGgtgctcgtcctcgaggggCCGCTTGTTCTGGCGCACGGCGTGGACGAGGTCCTGGCTGCGGGCGTCCATGAGCTCGAACGCCGATAGGatctcgccgagctggcccttggcggccttAAAGGCCTGCTGGGCCTTTTCGTACGactcgaggccgaagaaggcgacgTTGACGGCCTTGGAGCGCTGCGGGCAGATGATGGAGACCTTTGTGATGATGCCGATggtgccctcgccgccgatgaagagCTGCTTGAGGTCGTAGCCCGTGTTGTTCTTGCGCAGCGTGcagaggtcgtcgacgacggtgccgtccGGCAGCACGGCCTCGAGCCCCAGCACGTTGCCGTGCAGGCTACCGTACCGGAGCAGGCGCAGACCCCCGGCGTTCGTGgcgacgttgccgccgacgtgGCACGAGCCCTTGGCGCCCAGGTCCAGCGGGAAGATGTagcccttctcggccaggTAGCggtcggcgacctcgaggatgacgccagcgtcgacgacgagagtGCCGCTGACGTCGTCGAACGAGTGGATGCGGCTCATGCGGCtcatgttgatgatgatctCGTCAAAGACGGGCACGGaaccgccgacgaggcccgTGTTGCCGCCCTGGGGCacgacggcgagcttctGCTCGTTGCAGTACGCGAGGATCTTGCTGACCTCGTCGGTGGACGCGGGCTTGAGGACCAAGCGAGACTGGCCGCGGTACTTGCGCAGCCAGTCCtcgttgaaggcggcgatgtcgtccGTCGCGTCGGCCGTGACACCGTCGATGACGCCCGAGGGGCCCAGGAGGTCCTTGAAGTaggcggcgtgggcgtcggTGACCTCGGCGAAGCGGGAGTCCCGCTTGATGTCCGGGTACGCCGCAGATGTAAGCTTGATCTCCTTGAGGCCGTCGGCCTTGGAGGGTCTCACGACGGTGGTCGTAATATaacgggcggcggcggcggcggcggccggggccgaGACTGGCCGCAAAGCATGCCGTCCACCGGCGCTCAGGAGTGATTGCCTCCGCGCCGCGTTCCGGAGGAGGGGCTGGATTCTTGATCTAGAGGCCATTGTGACTGGTGCGTATGTCTTGAACAAGGGAGGACGGAAGAGAAAAAGGACGAGACGCCGGCTCAACTGGGTGGTGGACCTGTTTtcacttttttttccccttctctctctctctcatagAGGTCCCAGCAGTCTGATGCAGATGTTTTCGGAGGTGCGAGGTTCACAAAATACTTGAATGAGCCAACAGGCCCCCCCGATTTCGGCTTTAAGGCAGCAACCCCCCTGTAGCATTCTCGCCCGTGCCAACAGCTGGGGCGCAATCGGTCACCCAGTGGCGCAATGAAGCCTGCTGAACCGCCTGTAGCTTCGGCGGCCACAGTCATCGACATCGCTCGGCGAAAAAAAATCTTTTGCCGTCGGCAATACTTCAGTTTCGCCGAACGGTGGGTCCACTTGTCGAATCTCCAATCCATTCATTCATCCAACATTAGCATTTCACAATTCGCAAGATTGACCAGACACTTGGTTATCGATAATGGCTGGCTCTGAAAGCCGGATTGTCAGTGACAGGAAACCGATCAAATAAGCTCATATTTGAAGCTCATCGGACGATGTAAACAGTGCACATGTTCTCATCTGGCTTTCCTTCGAGGTGTGCTTAGTCATCAAAACATAGACCCGTTCTTCAGTTCATCAGTCTCATGATGGATGTCTATGTACTCGTCAACCGGACGAACAGCTTGGGGGTCTGAAACTCGATGCAACAGCTATTCTCCCCAAAACGCATCTCGTCGTTGCTTCTTTTCCTACGGGTAGACTGTTGCCGTGGTCAACAATGAGCGTGACACGACCGAAAGACTGAAAACCGGCAGATGGCAGCATCTCCGTAGCAACTGTCAAGACACAAACACAGAAAAGGATGAATCTCCAGGCTCAGTCCTTGCTGGATGACATCCACCAAGACACACTCCTGCATGTCGAGTTCCGAGAGCAGGGGGCTGTGTGTCTCACCCTGTCAGATTCATTGTGCATTGAGCATCGTTCTTTTTCACTCTGGGCGTCGTTTGCGATACCAGACAACCTGAAAGCCAGGTgtcagagagagaggacacATGGTCCTTCTCAACAGACCCGACTCTCTCGGCCAATGTTCTCGTGGTGTTTGGTCTCGGTTTTGCGGCTGTAAATTCCTCCCATGTTTGGGACGCAGTCCGACCTCGTCACTCTTCATCTCACCCCCGTTGTCTCGGCCAGGACCGGCAAAAATGTCGCAATCCGGCCGGGACACAGGTCGGGTCGAAGATCCTGTCTTGCGCCTGGTTCGTGAGGGGTCGCAGACGACAATTCCGACGAGACTTTAGGCCGGCGGCCACTGAGTTCCAAGCTACGAAACTGAAATACTTGGATTCGGGCGGAGCGTCCCTGGTCAGTCTCCGTCCAATGTcttgacgccgccctcgttAGAGTTGCCAGAGTTGCATTCATGCacatctcggccgtcgtccacTCACAAAGAGCCGTCACGACGTCAGTTCCGGGGCGGGTGACGGGTGATGTGCAGGATAGACACATGGTGGACATGCCATCAGACTCCAGTGGAATTTAGTCTGTAACGGCCGCCGTTCCCAGTTCGGGAGTGGCTGACGGGAGGAGCATTCCAAAAGTCTAGAAGCCCGGAGCAGCCTAGTGTCTGGGATGGCCAGCGAAGATATCCAGGCTAACGGCATAAGACAGGTCCAGCAAGTCTCCTCCTTTCCTCTTGTAACTGACTTAtccgcgacgacgaagacatgACATGCCCATTTGGGAACCACGGCCGCCACGGCATCCTTGGGGATCCCTGTCGATCACCTTCAAGCATAATGGCATGCATGAGTGGCTTCGACAGTGGGACGAGAGGGGCGGACCCCTTCTGCGCCGGGGGCGACGAGCCTGGGGAGGCAAGTGACGACGAGTCAAAGACTCCAAGGCTCAATCTAGCGGCGGGATCAACGGGGGACGGGGGGCCCCAGGGCTGCTGGGACGAAGGGAGAGCGATCCTGATCGTGGGAGTGGACTGCGTGGAGAGGCGGGAGACAGGCTCTTGTTTCAGAAGGGATCTCGCGGCTGGgggcgacctcgtcctgACTGCCGCGCGATGTCTTTCGTCTGTACTTGTTCTTAGAAGAGGGTGTGtggtctgtctgtctttgCCTGGTGTAAGAGGACGGGACGACGGTTATTAAACGACGAAGGGCACCCCCATATTTCAAAGCTGTATGCGTCCGGTCCCCTTTTCGTTCCATTCAATCGTCACAATTCTCGAATTGTTTTGTTTCCCCCCAACTCCTTGTGACTTTTGGCAGAAGTTCTCTGTACTTACAAAAAACGACGAAAGATCATCGAAGCAGCCTGTCTGTCCCCCAAGTACCACTACCTACTCGCCCCCCGGCAGTTGGGCGGCTATCGATAAGACACTCTCAGCACCCCATCCCAGCGCCTGCAGCGGTCGAGCGCTGCCAACCGAGTTAGCGAGCCACTAGAAACGCCCGAAATGACGTCCACCGAGCGCCATCAGGGGGCGCGTCCGCTGTCAGGCTCCAGTCTGCCCAGCAACGAAGGGTGCAACGAGGAATTCCCCGAGTTTTGTTTACACGACCACTCGGCCGGCAGCCACACGACTACATCTTCACCCGCCTCCACGACCCCTACCACCCCAACCACCGCCGAGCACTCCTCACCCTGCGCAGAGAAAACATCCCCCGTATCGCGCGACCGCACAAGCAGCGAAGCCAGCAGCACCACAACAACCGCCTACTCACCGAGCCCGAGAACCCGACGAGACAAAAAGGAGTTGCAGGCCCAACGGCTGCAGAGGTCGGGAAGCATCAATCTTGCGCTAGGACGAAAGGACGGCGCCCCGAAGAAGAATCGATTCCGCTCTGCCACGGGATCCTCGCCCGCCGACGCTCTTGCCGCCCTTGAGCCGCCGCATGATCAGGgcttgacgaggatggcgttTGCTGAACAGCAGAAATGGATCACGGTCCAGCAGAAGACCTTCACCAAATGGTACGATCGGATgcagccgctgccgcccctcccctcccagaCCGGACCGCCATACGGGCGAGACTGGATCGCGAACGCTCACTGACAACTGTTTCTCTCGCAGGATGAACACCAAATTGGAGGCTCGCCAGCTTGCGGTGAAGGACCTCGTAGCTGATCTCAGCGACGGTGTTAGTTGAACCCCTATTTCCTCATTGCGGGGTTCTTGGCTTACAGAAACTTCCACCACCACAGGTCCTCCTCATCCACCTCTTGGAATGCCTATCCAACGACACCCTCGGGCGCTACGCTTCGAAGCCCAAGCTACGTGTGCAGCGGTTCGAGAATGCCAACACGGCGCTCGACTTCATCAAGGCCCGCGGCATCCAGATGACCaacatcggcgccgaggatgtcgtcgacggcaaccGGAAGATCATCCTCGGTCTGATCTGGACGCTCATTCTCCGCTTCACCATCAGTGACATCAACGAGGAGGGCATGACCGCCAAGGAAGGACTGCTGCTGTGGTGTCAGAGAAAGACGGCCTGCtacgacgaggtcgaggtccgCGACTTCAGCGGCAGCTGGAATGACGGACTCGCCTTCTGCGCCCTGTTGGACATCCACAGGCCGGACCTCATCGACTACGATGCCCTGGACAAGTCGGACCACCGCGGCAACATGCAGATGGCCTTTGACATCGCGCACAAGGAGATTGGCATCCCCAAGCTGctggacgtcgaggacgtgTGCGACGTGGCCAAGCCGGATGAGAGGTCGCTGATGACGTATATCGCCTACTGGTTCCACGCATTCTCCCAGATGGAGAAGGTCGAGAACGCAGGACGCCGGGTGGAGAAGTTCGTGAACAACATGGCCGGTGCCTGGGAGATGCAGAGTGCGTACGAAAGGCGGATGAGGGAGTTGCTGAGGCAGATCAAGGAGCAGATTGAAAAGTGGCAGCGGGCGACGTTTCAGGGCACCTATGCCGACGCCAAAGCGCAGGCAAACGAGTTCGCCGCTTTCAAGCgcgggaggaagagggaatGGGTTGCCGAAAAGAGCGAGCTTGCGACCCTGCTAGGTAACATCAAGACCAAATTGGGCACATACCGGCTGCGGCCGTATGACCCTCCGCCAGAGCTGTCTCTCGAGACGATGGAGAGGGAGTGGTCTGGCCTGTCAAAGACGGA
The genomic region above belongs to Colletotrichum higginsianum IMI 349063 chromosome 2, whole genome shotgun sequence and contains:
- a CDS encoding FAD linked oxidase; this translates as MASRSRIQPLLRNAARRQSLLSAGGRHALRPVSAPAAAAAAARYITTTVVRPSKADGLKEIKLTSAAYPDIKRDSRFAEVTDAHAAYFKDLLGPSGVIDGVTADATDDIAAFNEDWLRKYRGQSRLVLKPASTDEVSKILAYCNEQKLAVVPQGGNTGLVGGSVPVFDEIIINMSRMSRIHSFDDVSGTLVVDAGVILEVADRYLAEKGYIFPLDLGAKGSCHVGGNVATNAGGLRLLRYGSLHGNVLGLEAVLPDGTVVDDLCTLRKNNTGYDLKQLFIGGEGTIGIITKVSIICPQRSKAVNVAFFGLESYEKAQQAFKAAKGQLGEILSAFELMDARSQDLVHAVRQNKRPLEDEHPFYCLVETSGSNGDHDYEKLEAFLEDVMSNEIVSDGVLAQDETQSKALWGWREGIPECLGHWGGTYKYDVSIPLKDLYKLVDDTKAKMEEAGLVGDTDEFPAVGVVGYGHMGDSNLHLNVAVRRYDKRIEKVLEPFVYEWIQERQGSISAEHGLGVAKKSFIGYSRNETMVGLMKQIKNLYDPNGIMNPYKYV
- a CDS encoding Alpha-sarcomeric (F-actin cross linking protein), which codes for MTSTERHQGARPLSGSSLPSNEGCNEEFPEFCLHDHSAGSHTTTSSPASTTPTTPTTAEHSSPCAEKTSPVSRDRTSSEASSTTTTAYSPSPRTRRDKKELQAQRLQRSGSINLALGRKDGAPKKNRFRSATGSSPADALAALEPPHDQGLTRMAFAEQQKWITVQQKTFTKWMNTKLEARQLAVKDLVADLSDGVLLIHLLECLSNDTLGRYASKPKLRVQRFENANTALDFIKARGIQMTNIGAEDVVDGNRKIILGLIWTLILRFTISDINEEGMTAKEGLLLWCQRKTACYDEVEVRDFSGSWNDGLAFCALLDIHRPDLIDYDALDKSDHRGNMQMAFDIAHKEIGIPKLLDVEDVCDVAKPDERSLMTYIAYWFHAFSQMEKVENAGRRVEKFVNNMAGAWEMQSAYERRMRELLRQIKEQIEKWQRATFQGTYADAKAQANEFAAFKRGRKREWVAEKSELATLLGNIKTKLGTYRLRPYDPPPELSLETMEREWSGLSKTEMTRAQLINETIRDIKNALRKSFADKANDFAMALNTMQLAISGLDGDVEDQLHHVRKLSDNLPPLDKYLETIAAVDAKCQEANIEENDFTTYTYDELVYEHGLVKSSVQKKLAFLDNQMVARNMTNLTPIQLEEFESVFRHFDRDDTNSLQELEFSAALASLGLVFSEDEMHDYFMDTSKGRDHVTFEQFIRFMVDVTEDQNTAEQVFQSFREVADGKPYVTEMDLRHSLVPDEVIDKLIEIIPPHNGPDTAEDRGMPQYDYIAFMDKLISDEKEAGTAVPSGVLQERTNRASMLPPKDPKLNGNH